The DNA sequence TAAATTGGTTTGTTGGAGATCTGGCGCACATCCCTATTCAAGATGCTAGCATGGATATGATTTTAGACATCTTCTCTCCTGCCAATTACCAAGAATTTCAGCGCGTCTTGCAGAAAAACGGCTTGCTCATTAAGGTGATTCCTAGCAGCCAACACTTGCAAGAAATTCGTGGTATCGTTGCCGAGCAATTAACCAACACAAATTATTCCAACCACAAAATCATTGAGCATTTTGAGGAAGCCTTTACCATTACGAATTCTTATGACGTTGCAGCTACTTTCAGCTTGAGAGAAAACGAGAAAGCGGCACTTCTTCACATGACACCGCTTCTTTTTAATATTGACATTGATAAAATAGATTGGTCACCATTAACTGGCATCACGATTGCTGCAAAGATTTTAGTTGGTCAACAGAAATAAAGCAAAAAGAGGTGAAAACAGATTGCTGCGAGATACAGCAGTCTATTCAACCTCTTTTTATATGCCTCGATTAAAAGCTAACCAAATCATTCCCAAAGCTAAAACAATATAAGCAATCAACGCCAATAACCGTTGCCCCACTTGATAAGCTCTTCTTTCCCCACGGACTGGAAAAATAACCGCACACAAAGCGCCTCCGACTGCACCACCTAAGTGTCCTGCCAGACTAATTCCCGGTGTCAAACTCAATACCAAATTCATAACTAGAAGAACTAAGTATGACTGGCCGAGTTGCTGAATGTAAGGATTTCGCACCGCGTAGCGCAAAGTAATAATAGCACCAAAAATCCCAAACAAAGATGTAGAGGCACCTGCTGCCACAGCACTTGGAGTGAAAAAAAAGACAAAGACATTTCCTAAAATACCAGACATCAAGTACAGAA is a window from the Streptococcus anginosus subsp. whileyi MAS624 genome containing:
- a CDS encoding putative RNA methyltransferase — protein: MKPKLKRFETAKLFSCPFCQQALFLSENSLKCKNKHSFDLAKFGYVNLAPQVKQSKDYDKSNFQNRQLILEAGFYQPILKKLLEILSSLPQHGNLLDIGCGEGYYARNLQAQLPDKHIYAFDLSKESIQLAAKSDHSLTVNWFVGDLAHIPIQDASMDMILDIFSPANYQEFQRVLQKNGLLIKVIPSSQHLQEIRGIVAEQLTNTNYSNHKIIEHFEEAFTITNSYDVAATFSLRENEKAALLHMTPLLFNIDIDKIDWSPLTGITIAAKILVGQQK
- a CDS encoding rhomboid family intramembrane serine protease: MNKIYDKRYPVTNLLLLITTGVFLAMFLLRGFNYASTQTIYEFGAMNGRTIQYFPSQIWRLVSAIFVHIGLEHFVMNMITLYFIGRQAEDIFGSWNFLFLYLMSGILGNVFVFFFTPSAVAAGASTSLFGIFGAIITLRYAVRNPYIQQLGQSYLVLLVMNLVLSLTPGISLAGHLGGAVGGALCAVIFPVRGERRAYQVGQRLLALIAYIVLALGMIWLAFNRGI